One window of the Tubulanus polymorphus chromosome 11, tnTubPoly1.2, whole genome shotgun sequence genome contains the following:
- the LOC141912825 gene encoding uncharacterized protein LOC141912825 has product MKLLVVLVAVLAVSQAKPSFDDHVDRLLTAFKNDMRTKRGIIDSETLNRIVGSIKSTLEDVKDKIETGVDKSRDYLEAKYSELKAYVDSLELDDKYSEVVGKVKTVLSQLEDQIAASIAKRHLEEAFENLDDKVVKRALIDLHRRDFKEKMKVVWGKVKNQFGDLGEWLKEQLKDSWEKVKPEIEQIKEMAEKVLSNAVTDISDKVMEQATKLFNKYKDELGPMIWAKIEQKFKDVTGKDAKEVVDQKQGQE; this is encoded by the exons ATGAAACTGCTGGTAGTTTTAGTGGCCGTGTTGGCCGTATCACAGGCGA AACCGTCATTCGACGATCACGTCGACCGACTTTTGACGGCATTCAAGAATGATATGCGCACCAAGAGGGGAATCATCGACTCGGAGACGCTCAACAGAATCGTCGGAAGCATCAAATCTACACTCGAAGATGTAAAAGACAAAATCGAGACCGGAGTCGACAAG AGCAGGGACTATCTTGAAGCGAAATACAGTGAATTGAAGGCGTACGTCGACAGTTTAGAACTCGACGATAAGTACAGTGAAGTAGTCGGCAAGGTGAAAACAGTACTCTCACAGTTAGAGGATCAAATCG CGGCCAGTATTGCCAAGCGTCATTTGGAAGAGGCCTTCGAGAACTTGGATGACAAAGTCGTCAAACGAGCGTTGATCGATTTACATAGACGTGActtcaaagaaaaaatgaaggtCGTCTGGGGAAAGGTGAAAAATCAGTTCGGCGACCTTGGCGAATGGCTTAAGGAGCAACTGAAAGACAGCTGGGAGAAAGTGAAACCAGAGATTGAGCAGATCAAAGAAATGGCCGAGAag GTTCTCAGCAATGCGGTCACTGATATTTCCGACAAGGTAATGGAGCAGGCCACTAAACTCTTCAACAAGTACAAGGACGAATTGGGGCCGATGATTTGGGCCAAGATTGAACAGAAGTTCAAGGATGTCACTGGTAAAGACGCCAAGGAAGTCGTCGATCAAAAGCAAGGCCAAGAATAG